The Nerophis ophidion isolate RoL-2023_Sa linkage group LG20, RoL_Noph_v1.0, whole genome shotgun sequence genomic interval tacttcaacaaaatatgaatgtaagttcataaactgtgaaaagaaatgcaacaatgcaatattcactgttgacagctagatttttttgtggacatgttccataaatattaaaaatgtattttttgtgaagaaatgtttagaattaagttgatgaatccagatggatctctattacattccccaaagagggagctttaagttgatgattacttctatgtgcagaaatctttatttataattgaatcacttgtttatttttcaacaagtttttagttatttttacatatttttttccaaatagttcaagaaagaccacaacaaattagcaatattttgcactgttaaacaatttaaaaaatcagaaactgatgacatagtgctgtaatttacttccttatctctttttttcaaccaaaaatgctctgctctggttagggggtacttgaattaaaaaaatgttcacagggggtacatcactgagaaaaggttgagaaccactgccctatgggACTAAATGAAAACAAACATCCAGAACCTGTCAGATAAAGTAAAGTATCATACAGAAATATGCTATTTGGTGAATGGTTCGTCTTGAATTAAACCTTCTTACCTGTAGGCCAGTTTGCACCCAGGTCCATTTCAGGTGTTGTTTGCGTAGAGGTGTAAGTGGTGGTCCAATATGTGGTAGACCTGATGGGTACAGATGTCGTTGTATGGACTTCAACAGCTGTATGGATCATGCCATTTATTAAAGAGCAAACAGGGTTGAAGTAATTTCATATAAGTGAAAAAGAAagacaaattagcaatattttgcactgttaaacaatttaaaaaatcagaaactgatgacatagtgctgtaatttacttccttatctcttttttcaaccaaaaatgctctgctctggttagggggtacttgaattaaaaacatgttcacagggggtacatcactgagaaaaggttgagaaccactgccctatgggACTAAATGAAAGCAAACATCCAGAACCTGTCAGATAAAGTAAAGTATCATGCAGAAATATGCTATTTGGTGAATGGTTCGTCTTGAATTAAACCTTCTTACCTGTAGGCCAGTTTGCACCCAGGTCCATTTCAGGTGTTGTTTGCGTAGAGGTGTAAGTGGTGGTCCAATATGTGGTAGACCTGATGGGTACAGATGTCGTTGTATGGACTTCAACAGCTGTATGGATCATGCCATTTATTAAAGAGCAAACAGGGTTGAAGTAATTTCATATAAGTGAAAAAGAAAGACCTTTGACTTGTAGCTTCACTTCAATGAAGGTGTCGAACCCGGGCCTATCCACAGCACACCAGTAAGTCCCAGAGTCTGACAGCTGGAGTTGCTTAAAGGTCACACTGAAGACTCCATTCCCCGCGTCCTCCAGACGTAGTTTACCCCGTGTGGCTCTTTCCCCAggttttactttggccaataTGTCCTCATTCTCGCACGGATCCCTGCAAAAGTATTTCTTTTTCCAAGATGCATTGTTGTGATCGCACTGGAAGGACACTTCAGCACCTTCCAAACCTTCCACATTGACAGCCACTCCCCCAGTCCACACACCTGCTAAATAAAACGTGAGTAACAGCATATTAGATTTATAGCCCACCACATTCATTTTATATCCGATTATATGGAGTTGACGGCAGGCTTTGAAAAATTCTTACCGCACAGAAAAAAGGTGACCACGCGTATGCGCCATACTCCGAAGCGCCTGCTGTTAGCGGCCATTGAATCTTACGTGATCGGGGGGGTACTCTCGGTGCACACAAAGAGAAAGGAGGCTTCCTGAACTTGACTTTAAAGCTGCGGTGAGAACCTGCCCAGAGAAGAGCTTCCTCATTTTCTCGTTTATGACGCTCTCCTTTGCCTCAGACACTTCAAAGTGCCTATTACACATGGTTACAAGATATTGGActatatcaggggtccccaaactacggccaacgggccggatcaggctccccagcatttatttttatttttatttttaaatttttttgttattatttttttaaatctttcctttctaatccattttccaccgcttgtttcTCCCGGTGTCTCCTAGCTGCCCAGGCAAATCAAATAGTCTTAGAATGAATTTTCAACGTgacaatgttaaaggcctattgaaatgagattttcttgtttaaacggggatagcaggtccattctatgcgtcatacttgatcattttgcgatattgccatatttttgctgaaaggatttagtagagaacatccacgataaagttcgcaacttttggtctctaataaaaaagccttgcctgtaccagaagtagaagccgatgtgtgggtgacgtcacgggttgtagagctcttcacatcctcacattgtttacaatcatggacaccaccagctagagcgatttggaccgtgaaagcgaccatttccccattaattggagcgaggatgaaagatttgtggatgaggaaagtgagagtgaaggactagaggccATTTGGAGCGATTcacatagggaagatgctgtgagaggcgctgtGGCAGCCATGGGGGGTGGCACGACTACTCAGCCAGccccaacaagggatagagccataccgctttgaacccgacgctgacagtgatggtcaggaggacgctgatgatattgatgctggagtggcacacgacatagatcgtcttcagaatacagaatggtaaaatgttatttatttatagacTAGTTTTAGCTTGTGGCCTAgtcttgcactgttattgttagtGTTACAATTTAGACTCCAGGCACAGGCCTATCTATAGACTAAGTATCTAtcattgacacaatgtcaaacctaattatccatccattcatcttcttccgcttatcagaggtcgggtcgcgggggcagcgtccatacaatgtgtgtgtaagtTTAAAAATTGTTTCTAAATTTGAATACAAATGTTTGTGTATTAAACTGTTTGTAGTTAGCTATTAAAGATTGATCTGCAATAATGAAGCTGTtttgtagcaacaattcaaaaatcctttatgaatatatttaatgaataatacttcaacaaaatatgaatgtaagttcataaactgtgaaaagaaatgcaacaatgcaatattcactgttgacagctggatttttttgtggacatgttccataaatattcaatcaatcaatcaatgtttatttatatagccccaaatcacaaatgtctcaa includes:
- the LOC133538584 gene encoding uncharacterized protein LOC133538584 isoform X2, giving the protein MAANSRRFGVWRIRVVTFFLCGVWTGGVAVNVEGLEGAEVSFQCDHNNASWKKKYFCRDPCENEDILAKVKPGERATRGKLRLEDAGNGVFSVTFKQLQLSDSGTYWCAVDRPGFDTFIEVKLQVKAVEVHTTTSVPIRSTTYWTTTYTSTQTTPEMDLGANWPTAVEVHTTTSVPIRSTTYWTTTYTSTQTTPEMDLGANWPTAAVWYGISGAGAVLFTLVLAGTFRKCRSKVGRQAIIFNSADNMVDDEENVYVNSGEELRSIKRNPAQFSDGHQSNKDPTTNPIYENIINTKYSHGSTGLASKVHHL
- the LOC133538584 gene encoding CMRF35-like molecule 5 isoform X3; the protein is MAANSRRFGVWRIRVVTFFLCAGVWTGGVAVNVEGLEGAEVSFQCDHNNASWKKKYFCRDPCENEDILAKVKPGERATRGKLRLEDAGNGVFSVTFKQLQLSDSGTYWCAVDRPGFDTFIEVKLQVKAVEVHTTTSVPIRSTTYWTTTYTSTQTTPEMDLGANWPTGLPHIGPPLTPLRKQHLKWTWVQTGLQLLFGMVFLGLVLCFLHWCLLGPSGSADQKWDDKPLSSTVQTIWSMTRKTFTSTLEKNYDPSREIQHSSLMVTNQTRTQQLIPSMKILSTPNILMVPPA
- the LOC133538584 gene encoding CMRF35-like molecule 5 isoform X4, whose product is MAANSRRFGVWRIRVVTFFLCAGVWTGGVAVNVEGLEGAEVSFQCDHNNASWKKKYFCRDPCENEDILAKVKPGERATRGKLRLEDAGNGVFSVTFKQLQLSDSGTYWCAVDRPGFDTFIEVKLQVKAVEVHTTTSVPIRSTTYWTTTYTSTQTTPEMDLGANWPTGLPHIGPPLTPLRKQHLKWTWVQTGLQLLFGMVFLGLVLCFLHWCLLGPSGSADQKWDDKPLSSTVQTIWSMTSAKRMEWKLREGKRLRQLWRRTTIHQEKSSTVL
- the LOC133538584 gene encoding uncharacterized protein LOC133538584 isoform X1 gives rise to the protein MAANSRRFGVWRIRVVTFFLCAGVWTGGVAVNVEGLEGAEVSFQCDHNNASWKKKYFCRDPCENEDILAKVKPGERATRGKLRLEDAGNGVFSVTFKQLQLSDSGTYWCAVDRPGFDTFIEVKLQVKAVEVHTTTSVPIRSTTYWTTTYTSTQTTPEMDLGANWPTAVEVHTTTSVPIRSTTYWTTTYTSTQTTPEMDLGANWPTAAVWYGISGAGAVLFTLVLAGTFRKCRSKVGRQAIIFNSADNMVDDEENVYVNSGEELRSIKRNPAQFSDGHQSNKDPTTNPIYENIINTKYSHGSTGLASKVHHL
- the LOC133538584 gene encoding CMRF35-like molecule 6 isoform X5 yields the protein MAANSRRFGVWRIRVVTFFLCAGVWTGGVAVNVEGLEGAEVSFQCDHNNASWKKKYFCRDPCENEDILAKVKPGERATRGKLRLEDAGNGVFSVTFKQLQLSDSGTYWCAVDRPGFDTFIEVKLQVKAVEVHTTTSVPIRSTTYWTTTYTSTQTTPEMDLGANWPTAVEVHTTTSVPIRSTTYWTTTYTSTQTTPEMDLGANWPTAAVWYGISGAGAVLFTLVLAGTFRKCRSKVGRQAIIFNSADNMVDDECEANGVETA